The genomic stretch acagattttttttcagtttttaacaattttcaaaaatcatgttttttcattgtgcattccaattaatctcagtcaaactgcagttgggttattttgattaagtaaaaaaaaaaaaacagctaactaacaataaaaacacaataaaacatgataacaataaaaaatgaagaagaaaaaaatggagttgtttgtttttgcaaataaactcttcatttaattacttttcctgttgttttagatttttgttattgtattttatgtgatattttagtcaggtgtCGTGTCGAAATCATAATcttggtatcgtgacaacattAACTGAAGTTTCCAGTTAAAGCCCAAATAAACTTGATTTGCATGTTTTCAAATGAACTGTATGTCAGTGTCCTGCGGCTCATAATCCAACAACTTCATATGTGGACACATCAAACTCCCTCATCTCTTGAACTATGGACTTTATCTGAAGGATTTAACaagaatattattacaactttatAAGATCTGTCTGAagaaaactaaatgaaacactTGTGTCTCTAACAGGCTGTTGTCTCTGGGAATTATGTCTTGTCAAAAGCAGAATTTGCTGTGGCTGATGATCATCTGTTGTTCTACAGGCCAGACAGGTATGTTGctttaaaaactgtatgttgGTATGTTGTTTGGTGCCCattagaaaacaagaaaaataacatgattaaataaacagattatGGCTGTGAGCATCTAAATTTTGAGATCTAATACAGAGTTTTATATCATGTCATACAATGTTACATAACCTCAAATGTTGTCTTTAGTTCGCTCTGACAACCCGACAGTCAACATCCAAATCAATATGACAGATCAATGTTTCTGGAATGGAAAGTAGCTTAAATCCAGGTAGATGTGAAAAATACTGCTAACATGACtctgtaaatactgtatatttattatctgAAAACACTGACAAACAACTGACAGACTTACTGAGttcatttctgtttctttttttttttttttccagccatAAAACTGGAATGTCTATCATATGATGATGAACAGAAAAAGAATGTTGACATAATGAATGTCAAACTAAATATATCTTCACAAGGTAAAACtatgtttcatttataaatctCTCTCACATTGCAAActctataaatatttttttgttttttgtttgtttgtttttttggacaaatgtaaatgttttctgttgtttcagGACAATGCAAAACATATAGtttcaacataacaaaacaagaGGAgtattatgaagtcagaatgaATGAGATGgttgaagaaaacaaaatatattttttgaaatataaatgccAATGTTGGCCAGACCTGAATATAACAGGTGCGTGTCGTTAACATAAGCAGTATTAGTGTTGAAGCGTTCTTTTGTcatcgttttttgttttttgttttgttttgtttttttatagaaaatgcACAACAacccctacacacacacacactcactcactcatacATCCAGAACACCACAAAAAAAGTGCACCTTGCAAAACAATTTGTTTTCATGATTGATCAGTGCTGTTATTGATGATTATATCATCACTGCTGACCAATCAATGCAAACTAACAGATCCTAACACATGCATAACTGAAATGATAAACTGTTTGAATAGAGTTTGTATGTTAATTGTCTTGTAAGGACTGTAATAAGTTACTGAGTTTGGAAGAGCAGATCACAGTACAACAGTTTTATTCTCAGAATAGTTAAGAATATTTTagattagtttttattttgattaagttttgatataattcATCTCTTCCCTTATGCATGATCCACATCAGGTTTTACTGTGAACTGCCGAACAGAGCAAATCAATGACCTCAAAAAACTGATATGCCTAAACAAAGGTAAGAATTTGTCCACTTGAatagtgtttgtttgtatttaattaGGGCAGAATAACCTTGTTTATAAGGGCAAGTGTGAATGTGCAGCAGTCATGTAAGAGCAAACTGatgacatgaaaacacacaACTTACATACAGGATGAAGTGTATGGGGacaaaaagattattttttatcCAATTTCTCTCATTTGATCAACACAACACAATATATGATTAGGTATGAATTATGAAAACAGACTGTACATAACAGGGGCTGTTCAcacagaaaatatttacattacatttacatttagtcatttagcagatgcttttatccaaagagaCTTAGaaatgaggacaatggaagcaatcgttcatccagtcataaaaacggaatttactgaataacatggaatgtcacggaatttgtcaaaataaaagtccagtttaacttgaagacattgtgccattGCTACTACTACctattaaatgaaacaaactgtatttttagggtataatcacacaacatttcttccatgttttaattttaatagtaaattaccctttgtttgccaaaaaaaagtttgcttaattttcaataataatataaataaataatataaaaagataaatgaacttaatgttttatgccttcatttgataaccagaacattttaaatacacagaatttctgagggtaaaaaaaacctttcgtaaggctattttaagaataaatttgaataaattaagtatgcattcaaataattagacatgctaaaacacagaatttgataacaataaaatatatggtgagagaaaaaaataaaactggtgATGGATGGACAACAGATAGTGGTGTGCTGACTTTCATTAAGTCAACACTGATTACAAAGCAGTTTTCTGTGTCATTATAAGCATCCAAACATTTAGTGCAAAACTGCAGAAGTTTTATTGCTTTGACTTCATATACTGTATGATTTGAGAATTATGTTGCATTATGTGTCTCATAGATTGTGGGATAAACGATGCTGTTGATCCTGGAGAGAGATGTAGAAACGCTAAATACAAACTCTCTATGTGCAAGGGTAAGTCTGTGTCTTAAGATTTATACTCAACTAAGTCCTCAGTAAACTATGTTAGATTACAATCATTTGACATAATTAAAATTCCCCTCAAAGATAATATTGTATTGTGTAATGCAAGTTAAATGTAAGAACgttattcagtttttattttcaacacCTGTGTAATATTACTCTGTGTATTTCAGCTCTTGCTTACAATGATTTTGTTCCTGCATGTTCTCACTACATGTACAATGAAAatctcatgtgttttttttttttcttgaccaTGGTATAGGTAAATGGATACAAATCTGATTATCTCTGTTGTAGTGctcattattcattaataacTGGACTatggtaataataaatatgtgaaCTGTGATAAACATGCattgataaaacatcacaatgttgATTTCAGTGTTTCTAGGTTTATAACTATGCAACAATTTTTAATCTTTGAGACTCAGTTgcagacataaataaataaaatacatccttgatttatttctgtgtgcTAAAGAGAAAAGAAGTGGATACATTCTGCGTTTAAAAGACCAGCCAGATCAGTGGAAGTGTGTGACCTGCAATAAACCAAATACTCCTTGTAGTCAAGGGAACAAAACTGCCTGTATCAAACAACCTGAGACAAATATCAGTCTACCTGAAATTATTAAAGACGAGGATGGATTTATTGATCCTGCAAAAGCAtcgtaagtgtgtgtgtgactagtgacttttaaaattaaatttttattaaagaatacCAAGTGATTGAATACATTTTGCAGAGATGCCTTGGAAAATATGACGTCTCTGGTGAAGAAGATAGAAAAAGACAAACTCAGTGCAGTGATTGACATGGGGGATGTTATTGGTGTTCTCCAAATACAAGCCAATAACACAGAAACTGAAGACTTTTGCTACTCTTCAGATCAGAATGTGATGAACGTAAGACCTGAGAAGCattaaagttattaaaacacattcatCATTTATCAAAGCTAATTCTTCTTTTCACAGATTCTTgagctaatcccaacaggaagttggttattctgggttttgtcaaaaacgcatgctctggaatttgatatactagtcctaggttttttacccaattgccACCAAACCTGGTCAACCTGATCTGAAGACATTGGGGATGACaaattgtgaggggatttttgatatctcgaacggtttggccgtggcgaggcgttgaaattatggcgagaaatgagaaacaggaaatggctaataactgttgcacacattgtctgattctgatgaaacttcagcggtttgtttgttgtatgatgccgatcagatagatgtgactattaggagtcaaagttatagcgccaccaactggcaacaggaagtgtctctttttaaaaatgctttgatatcacatggttatgtttacccgatttgcttcaaacttcatcataataatgtcaaaacacggccgatgagaatctgtaaaggggtcgTTGATATATTAAAttctgttgccatggcaatgtgtcaaactttaacatttgtttcctgtgtttttggggcacttaataagcttagattttcatgaaactcaacacacacatcagtattaataacagttagacactggcaaaggctcataaatgggcgtggaggaggcgctctatagcgccaccttttgtcaaaagttgggggttagttttagctacagacaccaaaattggtatgtatattgttctcatcaagccggacaactttctaatttacacccattagctgcgaccaacaggaagtctgctattttgatttgaatgtggatttttggaaaaatcaggctataaacaaattcatactcctccaagcaggaataagtagttcacaccaaactttgtaaacatgatgccaacatactgaagatgttaaattgcgagcggatttgggatatcttgaacgGTTGATTTATAGTGATTTTTTGAAATTAGCAGAAAAAACATAACcgtaatattaaaatgcagcatccaaacactttaaaaaaaatttcatacatagaactagtcattctgagaaataaatgcttagttccatcgatataaaataatcaacaaaaaatagaaaattaaaaaactattaaacatctgctctcactctaactctctcactctaactctgtgtgtgtgcgttaagtgtgtgtgtaagtgtgagtGTTGACAGTGGGGGAGGGTGGCTGTCAGAGACAGAGtgtatttaaagtgcattatcctaactcttcacaactttttacatatgaaaaacaagtcattcttaggaaatatgtttatcatatTTTCAGAGACcgcaaaaaacatttcaaatatcaTACATGTAAACTAGCACATGAAGACTataataccaaggatgaacacaagatgacctcataggataaggaatctttttcagctcattctcagtctATCAGAATGATGTAAAAGCATTTTGGGTAaaactttctatgaagcccctatttataatacattaaaatggtatttataagggattataatgaatgcataatgcattataaaaaccttataatatgttatatcagctcatgaataatcataacaacaattataatacattaaaatacttgagtatttgagattataacttttaagattatgattttttataacacacaatggaCAACATATCAAATCTACTTAATTTATAACGGACtatatcatattacatttattttttacattatatattatgtattatgttgaTGGTCCCCCTAGTTTATTGACAATAAGC from Labeo rohita strain BAU-BD-2019 unplaced genomic scaffold, IGBB_LRoh.1.0 scaffold_433, whole genome shotgun sequence encodes the following:
- the LOC127160697 gene encoding uncharacterized protein LOC127160697, producing MESSLNPAIKLECLSYDDEQKKNVDIMNVKLNISSQGQCKTYSFNITKQEEYYEVRMNEMVEENKIYFLKYKCQCWPDLNITGFTVNCRTEQINDLKKLICLNKDCGINDAVDPGERCRNAKYKLSMCKEKRSGYILRLKDQPDQWKCVTCNKPNTPCSQGNKTACIKQPETNISLPEIIKDEDGFIDPAKASDALENMTSLVKKIEKDKLSAVIDMGDVIGVLQIQANNTETEDFCYSSDQNVMNVRPEKH